From Bdellovibrio sp. KM01:
TGGTATCGAAGTTTCTCGTATCAAAGAATTCTATGGCCGTCCTGACCAAGCGAGCCGTTTGACTTACCAAATCACTGAAGAAAAAGTGATCAACTTCTTGAACAAAACTATTAAAGTTAAAGAAGTTCCAGCTGGTACATTCAAAGACGAACAAAACTAAAAGGTACGGACACACTTTCTCCATCCAAGGGCTCTCGCAAGAGGGCCCTTTTTCGTGGTACGGACACACTTTCTCCACAACTCTTTTTAATTTGAATTCGCATGCCGTACGATCTTGCATGACCTCTCTCCATGGCACGAAGAAAGATTCTCTACACTCACGAATATCCCTACCATGTAATGGCCCGTTCAAATAATAAGGATTGGTTTTATATTCCAACAGATGCGTGTTGGATGATATTTTCTAAAGCTCTATCAAAGACGAGTGAAAAGTACGAAATGGGAATCCACTCGTTCGTATTGATGAACAATCACTATCATATGCTTTGCCAATGCAGCGAAAAATACACCTTGGGTGAAGCCATGAACTATCTCCAAAAGACCGTAAGCAAAGCCATAAATGCCGAGGCAGACCGAATTAATCATGTCTTTGGAGGACCATACAAAGCCACTCTTATAAGAGAACCCGATCAATTCTCCCGAGTTTACAAGTATGTCGCTCGAAATCCCGTGAAGGCTGGAATCACACACTCTGTGGAGAATTACAAATTTTCTAGCCTGAATTCCAAAGACATTAAGTTACTCAATGAAGACGAGTGGTTTGCGGAGATTCCTGCTAACCGAATTGAATGGCTAAATACCGAATTCGAGGATGAGCAATACATTAGAATCCAGCGTGCTTTAAAAAGAACGGAGTTTAAACTTGCCGATCGTATGAGGTTTGACTGAGACACCTATCAAAACAAGGTGCCTCAGGGTGGAGAAAGTGTGTCCGTACCTTTTCCTTCCAAATACGTCATTAAAGCTGCGGAGTGAAGGCTTTCCAGAACTTTTCTGGGTTTTCGATGAATGGGGTGTGGCCCATACCTACTAGAGAAATCAGTTTTCCTTTTGGAATTTTGCTGATTATGTCTTTGGCCATTTTTGGGTAGTTGCCCATTTTCTTTTTGTTTTCTTCTGGGGCCCAGGCTTTGCCGATGGCTGTTTTGTCTTTTGTTCCGATGATTAGAACTGTCGGCGTTTTTATGTTTTTGAATTCATAATACACTGGCTGAGTGAAAATCGCTTCGGAAGTTAAAGCTGATGTCCATGCCAGACGAGCGGCATCTGGCCCCTCGAACCAACCTTTTGCCGGTACCAGATATTTATCGTATTCAGGTTTCCACTTGCCGTCGTAATAATACTCAAGCTGATAGTTTTTAACCTTCTCAATGTTGCCAGCAAGTTCTTGAGTATAGAGTTGATCGACGCTTTTGTACGTCGTTAAAGTTTTCCAATCTTCAAGTCCCAACGGATCGACCATAAAAAGCTTTGTGATATTTTCGGGATACATCAAAGCATATCGAGCTGCCAGCATTCCTCCCATGGAATGTCCCAGCAGTTGGAATTTTGTGATCTTCAAATTATCGATTAGCATTTTTGAATAAGATGCCAAGGCGTGAAGTGAGTACTGAAACATTTCAGGCTTTGTCGATTTACCAAAACCGATTTGATCAATCATGATCACACGATAGCCTTTACCGACTAAAACTTTTGCCATGTCTTCAAAGTAGTAACCGGAAAAGTTCTTACCATGGAAAAGCACGATCACTTTGTCAGAACCTTTATCCGGCGAGATATCCATATAGGCCATTTTCAAATCTTGGTTCTGTGCGCGAAATGAATAAAAAGAAACCGGAAATGGATAACTGAACTGAGTCAGCTCAGCATCAAATCCCTTCATCGGTTCTGACACCGCGATCTCGGTCTTTTGTGGTTGAGAAGCACAAGCTGATAAAACTAAAAGCGAAAGCAAAAGTATTTTTCTCATATCAATTCTCCCCGAAGGAAAATGATATGAGATCACTGTTAGCATCTAAAGGATTCTTTACTTTTCAGGCCTAAACATGATGGGTGGCAAAATGGAGAAAGTGTGTCCGTACCTAGCGGCAAGACTGATGGATTGTTATCTGCAGTTATTGAACTGTTGGAAATATCTCTGACAAACTGAGTACTGTGAATTGCAATCATTCACGTCTGCTGAGTTGTAGTGAGTCGTTGGGCATGTGCGAGAAGCATTACGAGCAACATTGATCATCACTTCGCCTTGGCTTAGGGGATCGCGGTTGTTTTCGCCATAGATTGCGTAGCTGATTTTATTTTTTCCCGCTGCCAACAAAGGTTTCTGGAACAGAGTCGAAATCCAAAGGTTGATTCCCGCAGAACTGCGTCCACGAGCCCCATCATAGTTGTCTTCTTTCGTGCGAACGGAACCATCTTCACGCAAGTTACTCAACTGATAGCGAACGGCGCGAGCGTCGCGTGGACCAACGAAGTAATCATAAGAAACGGGATCTAAAACAACATCACGACATGTGAAAGTGGCTGCTCCCCCGCCGTTGAAGCCTTCGCAAGTTACGTGAACTTGGCCTTCGATAGGGGTTGCTTTGAACTGGTTGCCTGACGAAAAACCCACAGGTTCTGAAGCTTGAACTACAGTTCCCAAAACGCTTACGCATAATAATGTGAGAATATTCTTAAACAAAGAGGCCCCTCCGCCTGCTAAAGTTGCAGTAGAGTAAGGCCCCTATTTTTTGGAATCAATAACTAGCGCGTCAAACCCTTCATGGTGTTCCACGCCTTAAGATAGCTAAATGCTTGATATGCTTGATAATCTTTCTTCAAGATATTGTCGCGAGGCGATAGTTTCTCGTCTTTTTTCGACCCCACGTCCTTCCACCAAGCAAGCGCGCCCTCTTCAGCTCCCTTTTTGACATCAAGCTTTTCGGCCGCTTTTTCTTTATCGCCCTTTAAGTGACCAGCGATATCGCCCTCACGAGTGGACGTTTGTTTTTGGATCGATTTCGCAAAAACTTCCGGATCGATGTCTTCGATTTCCACATCCGGGTGGATACCTTCTGCTTGGATGGAAACACCACTTGGTGTGTAGTAACGAGCCACGGTTAATTTCAAACCGGAGCCGTCTCCCAACTTGATAACGGATTGAACGGAACCTTTACCGAACGTACGTTGACCGACGATCAAAGCACGTTTGTTGTCTTGAAGTGCTCCGGAAACGATCTCACTCGCGCTGGCTGTGTATTCATTCACCAGGATCACAAGTGGAACATTCTGGTATTTGCCTTTTTTAGTGGCCATTGCCACTTCTTTTTCAGCTTTGTTACGACCAATAGTGCTTACGATCACGCCTTCTTTAAGGAACATGTCGCTGACTTTAACGGCCTGATCAAGCAAACCACCTGGATTTCTACGCAAGTCCAACAACAAACCATTGATTTGGCCTTTGTTGTTTTTTATGTGGTTCGCAATCGCTGTTTCAAGATCTTTACCTGTGTTTTCGATAAAGCTTGTGATTCTAACATAAGCAAAACCATCACCCATATCCGTGTATTTCACAGATTTGATTTTCACAACACCGCGAGTGATTGTGATATCGCGTGGCTTTTCTTCATTTTCACGAACAACTCTTAGAACAATTTTGCTGCCTTTTTTTCCGCGCATGAATGAGGATGCTTCAACCAAGCTCATGCCTTTAGTGCTGTTACCATCGATGGCGATAACTTTATCACCCGCTTTGATACCGGCTTGCCATGCTGGAGCATCTTCAATTGGAGAGATGATCGTTAAAATACCATTTTGATTTGAAATCTCGATACCCAAACCGCCGAACTCACCGCTGGTTTCAGTTTCGAAGTCTTTAAAAATATCTGGAGGCATGAAGTTCGTGTGAGGATCCAACTCACGAAGCATCCCTTTGATAGCTCCATACACCAGTTTTTTCGTGTCAGTTTCTTCAACATAGTATTGCTGAATCAGATTCAAAACTTTACTGAAGTTCTGTAGATCAGCGTAACGCTCTTGAGCGAATGCACGGACTTGAAAACCTGTTTCAGCCATTACGAAAAGGACCAGAAGCAGAATGCCTCCGAGAATATAGGTTTTCCAATAGCGTTTGATAGATTGCATGTGGTTAGAGTCCTTTCATCCACTGTTGCGGGTCGTAGGGTTCAGAAAAATGTCTGATTTCAAAATACAATCCCGAAGGATTATCTGCGGAGGCATCACCGGTTGTCGCTACAACCTGCGCTTGAGTGATTTCTTCGCCCGCCGTCACTTTAATTTCTTCAGCATGGGAATAGACAGAATAGTAGTGATCACCATGATCCACAATAACTGTATTTCCAAATCCAGGAAGTTCGCCCACGTATGAAACTTTACCCTCGAACACGGATTTAACCGGACTTCCCTTGGCCGCCGATATGAAAATGCCTTTGCTGGTTAAAGTGTAAGGGTGATCCTTACCTTTCATAAGTCCAAATTTTTGGGTTACGACTCCAGCAAGAGGTCTTGGAAGCTCACCTTTTGAATCCATAAAGGAAGGTTTGAATAACGTATCAAATACTCCGGCGTCATCGATATTATACTGAGCCGACTTCGTTTTAAGGTCGCTGATCTTATTCTCAGCAAACATCTTACTTTTGCGAATGCCGCTTAAGAGTTTGTTTTTCAAGGATTGCTCAGCAACGAGCTTTTGTTCCTGCGTTGTGATCCCGGCCTCAACAGCTTTCAGATTCTCCAAACGCTGGGCAATCGCTTTTCGTTTGCTTTGCAGGTCCTGGACGTCGTGCCTGTATCCTTTGATTAATTCCAAATCCCGTTGGGCAACAATTCCCAGAATTTTTAAGTTTCTATCCAAAGAAACGGAACTGTCAGCATTCAGAATAAATCTTGCCAGGGGTTGCCCCCCCAATTTGTAGATGGCTTTTAAGCGCTCGGCCAATTGAGTACGTTGAACTTTAGCTTTGGCTTCCAGCTCTTCCACTTTTTCAGTCAGATTGTTGATATTAACTTCTAGAAGTTCCCGTTGTTGGGAAAGAGATCCGCGCTCCGTGACGGTCTTTTTGATCTTTTTATTGATTTCATAAAGTCCTGAAAGGACCTGACGTTGTTTTACTTCGACATCGGCAAGTTTTTGCTTTGTCGCTTCGATATCTTTGGTCAAAGCATCGACCTTTTCTGCAGGCGTAGATTCAGGCATCGCCGCCTGTGCCGCAGAAAATGCGATCGATAATGAAAGTGCCCCAAGGGCCAATGACCATTTCAAGTTTCTTAGGCCCTTTGACTTGCGGCCGCGTAGCCGTCATTAATTTTTCTAACACAAAGGTAAGATGCCAAGGCTCCCATAACCGTTCCACCGATGATTATCACAGCAATCATCCATGGAGAAACAAAGCTCAATTGTTCACCAATTCTTAAGAAACTTAGGCGAGTATCCACGATGCTTTTTCCGACTGTGTACATCCCAAAGGCTATTCCCATGGAAAGTGTCGAGGCGATAAATCCCAGCAGCGCACCTTCTTTTAAGAAGGGTTTGCGAATCATCGCTGCCGTGGCACCGATCATCTCAAACACCACGATTTCATCTCGATGAACTTGAACTGAAGCACGAATTGCATTCGACATCACGAAAATCGAGGCACACAGTACGACCACACCGACTAAATTCAATGCAAGATTAATAGCCGAGACAAAAGCGCTGTATTTTTCAACCCAATCCTGACCATAACTAACGTCATCAATACCGGAGCGACCTTTTAAATCCGTCGCAATCGCCTGCAAGATACTGCTTTGAGCATCTGTTGCAATTTCCGTTTTCAGTTTTACTTGATAACTTGAAGGAATCATTTTTAAAAGTTCATCGTCTTTGCTGATATCCGGTGCATAACTTGCCAGTTGCGCACGAAAGTCAGAAAGAGCCTGGTCTTGAGTCACCAGATTGAAGTTGCCGATGTCTTTATGATTTTTAAAATACTTTTCAAGTTCATCACGGCCTTGAGCTGAAATGTCCGAAGACAAATAAACCGTCAACTGAACATCTTCTCCCCAATGGGTCAGAACATTTCTGAAGTTTTTAGAGATCAGCAGTGACGTAGCCATGACTACAAAGCATGCCGTAACAACAATTAGCGTTGAAAATTTAAGAGCGAGGTTCTTCTGAGTAGGATTCACTTGGTGTCTCCCACGATAATGCCATCTTTAAGTTCCAAAGTTCTTTTATGGCGACGCTTCACCATTTCATGGTCATGAGTCGCGACAAAGACAGTTGTCCCTTGAGAGCAAACTCTTTCCAATAAATCCATGATCTCTTCGCTGAGTCTTGGATCCAAATTTCCCGTCGGCTCATCGGCAATTAAGACACCTGGTTGATGAACGATAGCTCTAGCGATTGCGGTTCTTTGCTGCTCACCACCCGATACAAAGTCCGGATACTGATCATGCTTGTGAGCAAGCCCCACTTGTTCCAAAACTTCATAGACTTTTCGTTGAATTGCGGGAGTTTTATCGCCACGAATTTGTAATGGCAAAGCCACGTTTTCAAACAATGTGCGATCTTTCAAAAGTTTGAAATCCTGAAAGATAACGCCGATTTTTCTGCGAAAAAATGGCACCTGTCCATTACGAATTTCACCCAGATCATAGCCAGCAACTTTTACTTCACCCGATGTGGCTAAATCATAAGCAGAAATCATTTTGAAGAGCGTAGTTTTACCTGCACCACTAGGTCCCGTTAAAAATACAAATTCACCTTTGTCGATTTTCAAATCGATATTTTTTAGAGCATGAACGGGCCCTGGATAGGTCTTATATACGTGGGAGAATTCAATCATTTCTCTATCTTATGAAAGATAAAGACTTATTCATACTCGCCCGAAGTCGAGGTTTTCAGTATTACGGCATACCACCTGACATCAACGTATCAATGATTGTTGAATGCTGGCGATGAAGGGCTTGTTTTATTGCTTCAGCTGGCTGATTAGAGCCGACCTGCAGAACTCTTTCGTGAGGGGTTTTAATCGTTTTCAAGACAGCACCGTTACAAAAAATACGACTGACCAAGAATGGATTCGCCATTCCCCAGTCCTCTGTTTGGATGTGGTATTTCTGTCCGCGCACCGTGATATCCGAATTAAAGCCTTTTTGCATTTCTACAAACCTCGAAATTCAATTTAGCAAAAAAATTGCGCGATCTCATCAAGTTTTTATATGCGCGGTGTTTTGACTCTTCAGGCAAGACACATACTAAATGTCTATGGAGGTAACTATTATGAAGTTCGTTTCTGTTCTATTTATTCCTATTGTTGTAGCTCTATCTTTGGTCGCAAAAGCACAAACACCTGCGCCAACTGAGCCTCCACCATTTTCTGGCGAAGCTGAAGCCGGAGCCATTATGGTAACTGGCAATTCTGATTCAGAGAATTATGCGGCCAAAGGAAAAGCGGCTTATAAAGCAGGCAAAAATATCTATACTTTAAGTGGTCAATATATTCGCACCGAAGCCAATTCAGTCGAAAGCGTACGCAACTGGAATGCAGGAGCTCGTTATGATCACGAGTGGACTGATTATCTTGGCTTTTTTGGTAGCCAAAAAATCGAGAGCGATATTTATTCTGGATACTTGCAACGTGATTCGACAGATATCGGTTTGAAGTACTGGCTGACAAAAACAGACAGCTTCGACTGGACCCTTGAGGCTGGTTATCGTTATTCAAAAACTCAAAATGTTTCAGTTGGCACTACATATGACCAATTGCTCCGTATTTATACCGAGATCAACGCGAAAATCGACAAAGAATTTTCCTTCAAGTACTGGATCGAATATTTGCCAAATATGACTCGCGCTGATGCTTATCAGGTAAATACTGAAGCCTCGATCAATGTTATGTTAAATTCCATCTTCTCATTGAAGCTAGCTTACTTGCTACAATATCAAAACGAACCTGCTCCTCCGGGAGAATACAGCACAACCACGACAACATTGAATCTTGTCGCGAAATTCTAGAAAGGATTTTGTCATGATGAAGGAATTTAAGGCCTTTTTAATGAGAGGGAACGTTTTAGATTTGGCAGTCGGTATCATCATCGGTGCCGCCTTCACTAAAATCGTTGGCTCATTTGTCAGCGATATGTTGATGCCCGTTTTAAGTTTGGGAATGGGCAAGATCGATTTTTCGAATCTGTTTGTCGCACTGAATGGTGAATCTTACGCAACATTGGCAGCAGCGAAAGCAGCCGGCGCAGCCACCCTTAATTATGGTGTATTTCTGAATGCGGTTATTGATTTCGTGATTGTCGCATTTGCAATTTTCATGATCATCAAAGCTGCAAATCGCTTCAAAAAGACAGAGGAAGCAACGGCATCAACGAAGCCCTGTCCCGAATGTCTGACGACGATTCCACTTGCGGCACGCAAATGTTCTGCTTGCGGAAGTTTGCAAACGAGTGGCGCGATAAATGGAAAAACGTCCTCGATGAACGTCTAGTGTTTCATATTGAGACGTAAACTTTCCCCCGAAAAGTGACGATAATAGGCACTGCAATTGCATCCATATATAGTCATCAGGGGGAAAGACAATGTATTCCAAATCACAGACGACGAAGAAGACATCTGTTAATCTTTTTATCAGCATCATATCTTCTTTAGTTATGATGGGTTACACAGCCCATGCGCAAACTTCCGGGACCTCATCGGGTTCTGCAAGCTCTACTTCTTCAAATAATCAAAACTCACAGCAGCAATATCCCTACCCAATGATGACTTCTTATTCCGAAGGGCAAACGTGTAATGACCTACGCTCCAGATACAGCTCTGCCCGCAGAGATATGTTGAGACTTTGCAAAGATGCAGGCGCCGGTGCAAGTTGCGTGGATAAAATTGACTCCTGTAATACTGAGGCCAGTGATACTGGCGGCATCAATCTCTATCAAACTTTAGGTACCGCTGTAGGCGCGGATAATGCATTGGGAACGGCACTTGGGGTTATGGGTCAAAGCAGTAATGTGGGCGGTGGTTGCCCTCAATTCTCGTTTCAAGATTACTTCAGCAAAAAGAAAGAATATCAAGAAGACCTTGATAAAACTGAAGAAGACTTAGCAAAACTATCTGATGATAAAGCAGATATTCAAGCCGACTTTAATAAAAAGATTTCTGACCTTCAAGAGGACCTGAACAAAGCGCAAGAAGATCTGGAGAAAACCAAAGATCAAATCTCTAAGGACAAATTGGAGAACACACAGAAGCTTCAAGAAGCACAAAATGCTGCTAAAGATTCAATGCGCTCTCAAGCTACAACTTTACTTGATCTGCACGGTAAGCTGATCACTTCCCAACGTGATAAATCGCTCAATATGATTGCCCTGACAGAGGCATCCGCAAAAAGAGCCTGTATGAAAACTGTGAATGAAATGAAGTCGCAGTGGCAAAAAGATGGCGCATTAAGCGGATTCAGCTCTGGTACTATGATCGCCAAAGCTAAGCGCTTAAAGCAAGATTTGATCGATACATGGAACGATTGCATGACAGTTTACGATCAGAAAAAGCAAGCTTTACTTGAATCCAAGAAACAAGAAGAAGACATGCTTAGAAAGCAAATTCAAGACACGACTGAGTCTATGGCTCAAACAAAAGATTCTATGGATTCTGCAGAAGCCAATATGGCGCAAATGAATGCCTTGGCAGACAAGCAACAAACTCAGGCCGAAACGAATATGAAGAACACCCAAACTGCGATCCAAACTAAAATGACAGCAGCGAAACAAGAGTTGGAGCAAAAACTTCAGACATTGGCGACCAAAACTACGAACTACAGTCAAAAGATCAATCGCTTGAACACTCAATTATCAAGTCTGGGTGCTGTCCCGCCTTCCGGAGCGACAACGACTGCTCCGCAAGTAGCGGATGAAGTATCTGGTCTTCAAGAAGAGATGAATGAAATCATCGCACAGGCGAAAGATTTGACCCAAGTGAACTGTTCAATTGGGAAAAGTGCCTCCAGTTCCTCAAGGTCCTCATCTGGACTTAAGGAATAGGTGACCAAAGACCAGTATCCCTAGACCCTCACCTTTTCGACTGATAGAATGGGGCTTCGTTTAAAGGAGCCCCAAACAGTGTTAAAAAAAATCATCCTGGCATTCGTCGCTCTCTGCGTTCTTGGTGTTGTCGGCGCCGTTCTTGCCTATCAATCTGTTAAAGCAAGTCTTCCGCAAATCATCACTGTTCAAGATTATAAACCGCAACTGGTAAGCCAGGTTTATGATCGCAATGGCAAAAAAATTGGTGAGTTCCTTAATCAGAAACGCACACTGGTAACTTACGATAAAATTCCCAAAGATCTGGTGCATGCATTCTTAGCGGCTGAGGACGATCAGTTCTTCCAACACAAAGGCATTAATCCCCAGGCGATATTCCGTGCGGCTCTTGCCAATCTTCGCGCAGGCCGCTCGGTGCAAGGTGGTTCTACGATCACACAGCAGGTTGCTAAAACCCTGATGCTGACTTCGGAAAAAACACTGACCCGTAAACTTCGCGACATCATGCTTGCGATGGAGATGGAAAAAAACCTTAAGAAAGAAGACATCCTATTTCTTTACCTAAATCAGATTTACTTCGGTGAAGGCGCTTACGGTGTTGAACAAGCGGCACAAACTTATTACCGCAAACCCGTTTCCAAATTGACTTTGCCAGAGATGGCCATCCTTGCAGGTCTGCCTCAAGCTCCGAGCGCTTACAGCCCGGTTCGTAATCCCCTGCGCGCTAAAGAAAGACAAACCTACGTGCTTCGCCGTATGGCTGAAGTAGGCTTCATCACGAAAGAGCAATCAGATAAAGCAATCAAAGAACCCGTTAAGGTTTTTGTTCGCGAGAATTACGAAGAGTATGCTCCGTTTTACCTGGAAACTGTTCGCCAGATGCTGGTTGCACAAATTGGCGCGGACATGGTTTTAAATAAGGGTCTTCGTATCTACACCAGCCTTGATCTTCAAAAACAATTAGCGGCGCAAGATTCTGTGATGGCTGGACTTAAGAGTTTGGATAAGCGTCAGGGCTTCCGCGGTCCGATCAAGAATCTTTCTTCTGAAGACGACATAGAAAAATTCCTGACAGATGAACGTAAAAAACTTATCGGGGAATCAACTCCTGAACGTACGATTCTTCCCGATGGTAAATTTGCAGACCTTGTTCCTAAAGTGGATGAAAAAGCCGCGAAGGAACATCCGCTTCTGCCTTCATACATCAAGCTTAAGGACTCTGTTCAAGGTGTTGTTCAAGCTGTAGATGACACTGCAGGCTTGGTTTACGTTAAAATTGCCGACACTCAGGGTTTGATTGATTTCGATTCGATGACTTGGGCACGCAAGCCTGACTCCGATAAGCGCTATGATTTAAATACCATTAAAAAACCGTCTGATGCTTTAAAAAAGGGCGACGTGATCTTAGTTAAGGTGACCGCTGATAAGTTCTCTCCTTCTAAAAACGTGACGCCGAAAAAAGGCGCTCCTGACGTAAAACTTCCAGATTTCAACAAGTACGTGGACTTGGAGTTAGATCAGGAACCGTTGGTAGAAGGAGCACTTCTTTCCTTCGATCAGGATTCTCAAGACGTGTTAGCAATGGTGGGTGGAACAAGCTTTGCGAAAAGTGAATTCAACCGTGCGATTCAAGCTCCTCGCCAAACGGGTTCTTCATTTAAATCAATCGTCTATGCTTCCGCACTAGATAAGGGTTATAACCCAGCAACTCCGATTATGGATGCTCCCCTGGTGTTTGAAGGCTCTGCCGGTGATGAAGAAGGTCAGGGTGATGCCAAGGAATCCAAAGCCTGGAAGCCAGCGAACCACTCGAAAAGTTTCGGTGGTGATATCATCGTTCGAAATGCGCTTTCTCAGTCTTTGAATATTCCGGCTGTAAAAGTGATCGAAGACGTTGGTGTTCCTTGGGCCATCGAATACTCTCACCGCCTGGGACTTTTCAGTCCACTGAATCCTGACTTTACGTTGGTTCTGGGCTCTTCAAGTGTGACCTTGTACGAAATGACCAAAGCCTTTTCAGAATTGGGTCGCTTGGGCAAACGCACTCGCCCGATGCTGATTCACAAAGTGACTGATGCTGATGGCAAAACGATTTTGGAAAACGTGTCTTTGGATGCCCGCTTTGAAAAAGAGATGAAACCATACGATGACGATTTTGAAAACCGTCGCAAAGAGTATCTGCAACTTGTTGCTGAGCCCGCGAAACTGGAAGAGTTTAAAAAGAAAGATCCTAAGAAAGCAGCTTTGGCTGAAAACTTGTTCTTCCAGGATCCTGATCAATTGATCAAGCCCACAACAGCATTCGTCATGACATCACTTCTGCGTGGAGTGGTTGAAGACAAGAACGGCACGGGCGCAAGAGCTCGTGCTTTGGGTCGCGAAGTTGCTGGTAAAACCGGAACGACGAACAATTATTATGACGCGTGGTTCATTGGCTATACTCCACAAATCGCAACTGGTGTGTGGGTGGGTTTTGACAAAGAGAAAAGTCTAGGCAAAGGCGAGGTGGGTGGCCGCTCCGCATTGCCAATTTGGGTAGATTACATGAAAGCAGCCCATGAAGGACTTCCACAAGTGACTTTCCCAGTACCAGATGGTATCGTGTTTGCGAACATTGACAGTGAAACTGGCAAACTTGCAAATGCATCAACAAAAAATATTCTGCGCCAGGCCTTCGTTGAAGGAACAGAACCGACTGCTGCTTCCAGCAAGCAAGAAGAAGCAACAGACTTTTACAAACAGGATTTGTCTGAGTGAAGGATATCCACCTCTGGGGTGTGAAACAGAACAATCTTAAGAACATCGAGGTCAAGGTCCCAGTTGGCAAAATGACTGTGATCTGTGGCCCGAGTGGTTCAGGGAAATCCTCTCTGGCGTTTGAAACTTTATTCGCTGAAGGTCAACGCCGCTTTATCGAGAGCATGTCAAACTATGCTCGCCAGTTTCTAAATAAAGCACCAAAGCCTGACATCGAAGGCATTAGCAATATTCCTCCAGCAATTTCGATTGAACAGAAAAACACGGTGAAAAGTTCCCGCTCTACGGTGGGAACAACAACTGAGATCATCGATTACTTGCGCCTGCTTTATGAAAAAATCGGTAAGTCCTATTGCCCAACACACGGGTGTCCTACCGAAAAAGAAAGTGTCACCGAGGCCACTTCCAAGGTGATCAAAGAGTTCACTGGCAAACGTGGATATATTCTAGTCGAAATTTCTGAAAACGGTCGTGTGGCGCAAGCCAAGAAACTGCACTCCTTGCTTTTGCAGGACGGTTACTTGCGTATTTATATTCCTAAGGTTCAACCTTCGATAAAACCTGTCGCGACCAAGAAAGCCACTCTTAAGAAAACCAAAACTAAGGGTGCGGT
This genomic window contains:
- a CDS encoding transposase; its protein translation is MARRKILYTHEYPYHVMARSNNKDWFYIPTDACWMIFSKALSKTSEKYEMGIHSFVLMNNHYHMLCQCSEKYTLGEAMNYLQKTVSKAINAEADRINHVFGGPYKATLIREPDQFSRVYKYVARNPVKAGITHSVENYKFSSLNSKDIKLLNEDEWFAEIPANRIEWLNTEFEDEQYIRIQRALKRTEFKLADRMRFD
- a CDS encoding alpha/beta fold hydrolase; protein product: MRKILLLSLLVLSACASQPQKTEIAVSEPMKGFDAELTQFSYPFPVSFYSFRAQNQDLKMAYMDISPDKGSDKVIVLFHGKNFSGYYFEDMAKVLVGKGYRVIMIDQIGFGKSTKPEMFQYSLHALASYSKMLIDNLKITKFQLLGHSMGGMLAARYALMYPENITKLFMVDPLGLEDWKTLTTYKSVDQLYTQELAGNIEKVKNYQLEYYYDGKWKPEYDKYLVPAKGWFEGPDAARLAWTSALTSEAIFTQPVYYEFKNIKTPTVLIIGTKDKTAIGKAWAPEENKKKMGNYPKMAKDIISKIPKGKLISLVGMGHTPFIENPEKFWKAFTPQL
- a CDS encoding S41 family peptidase, whose protein sequence is MQSIKRYWKTYILGGILLLVLFVMAETGFQVRAFAQERYADLQNFSKVLNLIQQYYVEETDTKKLVYGAIKGMLRELDPHTNFMPPDIFKDFETETSGEFGGLGIEISNQNGILTIISPIEDAPAWQAGIKAGDKVIAIDGNSTKGMSLVEASSFMRGKKGSKIVLRVVRENEEKPRDITITRGVVKIKSVKYTDMGDGFAYVRITSFIENTGKDLETAIANHIKNNKGQINGLLLDLRRNPGGLLDQAVKVSDMFLKEGVIVSTIGRNKAEKEVAMATKKGKYQNVPLVILVNEYTASASEIVSGALQDNKRALIVGQRTFGKGSVQSVIKLGDGSGLKLTVARYYTPSGVSIQAEGIHPDVEIEDIDPEVFAKSIQKQTSTREGDIAGHLKGDKEKAAEKLDVKKGAEEGALAWWKDVGSKKDEKLSPRDNILKKDYQAYQAFSYLKAWNTMKGLTR
- a CDS encoding murein hydrolase activator EnvC produces the protein MKWSLALGALSLSIAFSAAQAAMPESTPAEKVDALTKDIEATKQKLADVEVKQRQVLSGLYEINKKIKKTVTERGSLSQQRELLEVNINNLTEKVEELEAKAKVQRTQLAERLKAIYKLGGQPLARFILNADSSVSLDRNLKILGIVAQRDLELIKGYRHDVQDLQSKRKAIAQRLENLKAVEAGITTQEQKLVAEQSLKNKLLSGIRKSKMFAENKISDLKTKSAQYNIDDAGVFDTLFKPSFMDSKGELPRPLAGVVTQKFGLMKGKDHPYTLTSKGIFISAAKGSPVKSVFEGKVSYVGELPGFGNTVIVDHGDHYYSVYSHAEEIKVTAGEEITQAQVVATTGDASADNPSGLYFEIRHFSEPYDPQQWMKGL
- a CDS encoding ABC transporter permease, with the protein product MATSLLISKNFRNVLTHWGEDVQLTVYLSSDISAQGRDELEKYFKNHKDIGNFNLVTQDQALSDFRAQLASYAPDISKDDELLKMIPSSYQVKLKTEIATDAQSSILQAIATDLKGRSGIDDVSYGQDWVEKYSAFVSAINLALNLVGVVVLCASIFVMSNAIRASVQVHRDEIVVFEMIGATAAMIRKPFLKEGALLGFIASTLSMGIAFGMYTVGKSIVDTRLSFLRIGEQLSFVSPWMIAVIIIGGTVMGALASYLCVRKINDGYAAASQRA
- the ftsE gene encoding cell division ATP-binding protein FtsE, with product MIEFSHVYKTYPGPVHALKNIDLKIDKGEFVFLTGPSGAGKTTLFKMISAYDLATSGEVKVAGYDLGEIRNGQVPFFRRKIGVIFQDFKLLKDRTLFENVALPLQIRGDKTPAIQRKVYEVLEQVGLAHKHDQYPDFVSGGEQQRTAIARAIVHQPGVLIADEPTGNLDPRLSEEIMDLLERVCSQGTTVFVATHDHEMVKRRHKRTLELKDGIIVGDTK
- a CDS encoding YdiY family protein; its protein translation is MKFVSVLFIPIVVALSLVAKAQTPAPTEPPPFSGEAEAGAIMVTGNSDSENYAAKGKAAYKAGKNIYTLSGQYIRTEANSVESVRNWNAGARYDHEWTDYLGFFGSQKIESDIYSGYLQRDSTDIGLKYWLTKTDSFDWTLEAGYRYSKTQNVSVGTTYDQLLRIYTEINAKIDKEFSFKYWIEYLPNMTRADAYQVNTEASINVMLNSIFSLKLAYLLQYQNEPAPPGEYSTTTTTLNLVAKF
- the mscL gene encoding large conductance mechanosensitive channel protein MscL — encoded protein: MMKEFKAFLMRGNVLDLAVGIIIGAAFTKIVGSFVSDMLMPVLSLGMGKIDFSNLFVALNGESYATLAAAKAAGAATLNYGVFLNAVIDFVIVAFAIFMIIKAANRFKKTEEATASTKPCPECLTTIPLAARKCSACGSLQTSGAINGKTSSMNV